The Urbifossiella limnaea nucleotide sequence GCGCCGCCGAAGTTCGCCGCCCCGCGGTTGCAGCGGACGCAGGAGGTGCCGCTGAAGTCGGTGGCCGGCGCGGCGTGGAGTCCGGACGGCACGTGGCTCGCGCTCACCGGTTCGGCGGCCGCGGACTCGGGGGAGAACACGCTGGTCGTGCTCGCCCCGGCCGACCCGCAGATGAGGCCGTGGGTGGGGCCGCTCCCGCCGCAGACGCAGCTGGTCGGCTTCACCCCCGACGGCAAGTCGCTCCTGACCGCGACCCGCGAGACGGGCCTCATCAGCGCCGAGCACACGCTGCAGCGGTACGGCGTGGCGCGGGTCGATCTGACGACCCAGCCGACCGGCCCGCGGCAGGTCGCCGTCAAGGGCGATGCCGAGTCACGCGGGGCGGTGCCCGACGGCGGCGAGCGGCTGACGCCGACCGGCCCGCAGGACGTGCGCTTCCTGGTGCGCACGCCGACCCGGGTGACGGTGTGGCACGCCGACCCGCGGTTTGAGGCGCGGTGGCCGCTCGGCGCCTTCGACGGCACGTTCTCCGACGTGCGGCTGACGCCGGACGGGCGGCGCGTGCTGGCCCACGCGGGGCAGGGGGTGATCGAGGGGTACGACGCGGCGACGGGGAAGCAGCTGTGGGCGACGGCGCCGGCGGCGAAGCGGCCGGAGATGACGCTCCTCCGGACCGGCCTCTCGATGGAGGACTCGCTCCGCTTCCCGGGGCTCGTGGTCGGCCTGTCGGGCGACGGGCGGCGGGCGGTGCTGGCGCGCGGCCGGCAGACGCCGGTGCTGGTGCTCGACCTGGACGCGGGGAAGGCGCTGCCGCTGCCGGCGGAGCTGGAGCTGATTCTGCCGATGGCGGCGGTGGCCGTGTCGGGCGACGGCCGGCTGGCGGCGCTCGGCTACACCCCGCTGACGCCGCTGGAGGTGACGGAGCGGCCGAAGGGCGGGCCGCCGATCGCGGTCCCGACGCACGCGCCGGGTTCGCCGCGGCTGACGGTGTGGGAGACGGCGACGGGGAACGTGCTGCGGACGTGGGACGGGCGGGCCGGCGGGTTGGCGTTCCACCCGTCGCGGCCGGTGCTGGCGGTGCTGGAGGCGCACCGCGGCAACACCCGGCTGGGCCTGTGGGACTTCACCCCGGCGCCCGAGTGACGGCGATGGGGGCTGGGGATTGGGGCCGGCCGCTAGGCCGGGGCGCGAGCCCCGTCGCGTGTCCGAAGCCCGACGGGGCTCGCGCCCCGGCCTAACGGCCAACCGAATTCCGCGGGCGCACCCGGCGGCGGTTCCTGGTTGACACCCCGGCGCGGGCCGTCTTACCATCACGCGTGTCGCCGGAGACCACGCCGTGAGCCGCCGCCCGTTCGTCGCCGCCGGCCTCCTGTTCCTGACCGCCGCGGCCGTCGGCCAGCCCGACCCGGCCGACCCCGTCACCCAGGCGCTCGCGAAGGCCCAGGACGAGTACGTCGCCGCCACCGGCAAGGCGCAGGAGAAGCTGCTCGCGGCCTTCGCCGCGCAGCAGAAGGCGCTCGAGGACACCAGGAAGCTCAAGGTCGCCGACCAGATCCGCCTCCTCGACCAGGTGAAGGCCGAGCGGAAGGCGTTCGAGGCGAGCCCGGCCGCGCTCCCCGCGTCGGCGGTGATGCGGCCGGCGCTGGTCGACTACCAGGCGAAGCTGGTGGCGGCGCGGAAGAGGTGCGAGGCGGCGTTCGACAAGGCGGCCGAAGACTACCGCGACCGCAAGAACCTGGACGCGGCCCGGGCCGTGCTGGCGCGGAAGGCCGAGTTCTTCGCCGCCGCGTCGCCGGCCGACCAGCGCGTGGAGTGGGTCGGCAAGAAGAAGGCGTTCCGCAAGAACGACAAGGGCCTGTGGTACGAGCGGAACGAGCAGGGGCTGTTCTTCGTGTTCGACGAGGCGGGCCGGACGCCGGAGGTGATCGAAATCCTCCGCGTCGGCCCGCCGCGGGTGGCGGTGCGGCTGTACGCCGACCGGGCCACGATGTCGGTGAACAAGGGCGAGTGGCTGCCGCTGGACGACGGCGCCTGGGTCGCGCCCAAGCAATGACCGCCGCGCTCACACGTCGCACAGCCGCACCGCCTGCCGCAGCCCTTCGAGCGGGTTGCGCGTCGGGATGAACTCCTGCC carries:
- a CDS encoding sigma-70 family RNA polymerase sigma factor; its protein translation is MTDPAVLLRQAAAEPAADADLLRRFAATRDAAAFAELVRRHGPVVLAACRRGVRHHHDADDAFQAVFLVLARRAGSLRNPALLGNWLYRVAVGVARNARRAAARRRAREVQAVNVPEPAAPADAPSDLGPVLDEELDKLPAWYRDAVVLCDLRGLSRADAAARLGVPPGTLASRLDGGRKRLAARLARRGVAPAVAAGLIGGRAAAVPESLLLKTCGLVADWAAGGVVPAAVRRLARGGSAMKTVLLGGAVALTLAAGVALAAGVAQPPDAPPAPPAVAQPDAPPRPAVAEQPAPPKFAAPRLQRTQEVPLKSVAGAAWSPDGTWLALTGSAAADSGENTLVVLAPADPQMRPWVGPLPPQTQLVGFTPDGKSLLTATRETGLISAEHTLQRYGVARVDLTTQPTGPRQVAVKGDAESRGAVPDGGERLTPTGPQDVRFLVRTPTRVTVWHADPRFEARWPLGAFDGTFSDVRLTPDGRRVLAHAGQGVIEGYDAATGKQLWATAPAAKRPEMTLLRTGLSMEDSLRFPGLVVGLSGDGRRAVLARGRQTPVLVLDLDAGKALPLPAELELILPMAAVAVSGDGRLAALGYTPLTPLEVTERPKGGPPIAVPTHAPGSPRLTVWETATGNVLRTWDGRAGGLAFHPSRPVLAVLEAHRGNTRLGLWDFTPAPE